A single Hemitrygon akajei chromosome 29, sHemAka1.3, whole genome shotgun sequence DNA region contains:
- the LOC140718274 gene encoding transmembrane protein 51-like, giving the protein MASENSSGIQYALTALGVGMLALGILMMVWSIVPGFGKEHEMQGGNNSSSNAEQSKHKVSQVSYILCAGGVFLLLISICLSVRDKKRRRPQEEVTNVQSESSILPERVADDNRLAVPSYDEVMQRDGVLPPEGPEANLGEQNMVSLPSYESLVEVGLPSSSNQDSNPGGSVEPPRDERPTSHLGHRFSSKKIRRILSDTSHLKRFRLNLSSTNNPTVNLEPLTPPPQYEEGMEKSFESAKPS; this is encoded by the exons ATGGCCTCTGAAAATTCTAGTGGCATACAGTATGCTCTCACTGCCCTGGGGGTTGGAATGCTTGCACTCGGGATCCTGATGATGGTCTGGAGTATTGTGCCAGGGTTTGGTAAGGAACACGAAATGCAAGGTGGGAACAATAGCTCGTCAAATGCTGAACAATCCAAGCACAAGGTGTCCCAGGTGTCCTACATACTGTGCGCTGGCGGGGTGTTCCTGCTCCTGATCTCAATCTGTCTGAGTGTTCGGGATAAGAAGAGGAGGAGGCCACAGGAGGAAGTGACGAACGTGCAGTCGGAATCGTCCATATTACCAGAACG AGTGGCAGATGATAACAGATTGGCTGTGCCCAGCTACGATGAAGTGATGCAAAGAGATGGCGTCCTCCCACCGGAAGGCCCTGAAGCCAACCTAGGAGAGCAGAATATGGTCTCGCTTCCTTCCTACGAGTCGCTTGTCGAGGTTGGCCTGCCGTCATCTTCGAATCAGGACTCGAACCCGGGAGGCAGTGTGGAGCCACCGAGGGATGAGAGGCCCACATCTCACTTGGGGCACAGGTTCAGCTCAAAAAAGATCCGTCGGATCCTTTCAGACACATCCCACCTCAAGAGGTTTAGACTCAACCTGAGCAGTACGAACAATCCAACGGTTAACCTGGAGCCTCTGACCCCACCCCCACAGTACGAGGAAGGAATGGAGAAAAGTTTTGAGAGTGCAAAGCCATCTTGA